One window from the genome of Streptomyces sp. WZ-12 encodes:
- a CDS encoding bifunctional folylpolyglutamate synthase/dihydrofolate synthase produces the protein MPQLLNALGDPGRNLRGMTVVGTNGKGSTCAFAVSALAAAGMRVGSMPSPHLQHVTERIRINGEPVSSLACHHAFAKVDDALRRTGLVVNAGGVHAAAAAVHFALSGTDLAVMEASIGGQRTAVNYFDPGVKVITGVSLDHQHLLGSTLGEIARNKAGIVRDGDHVVLGELPAEAAKAVDDVLQPHTELTVWRLHREIHCRPRTARDGHTVLEVATPHAVHRELPCPLRGEHQHRNLALAVAGIDALAERGLIGDLSDEALRSGLAATRWPGRLELLAPARLGSWTGSLLLDIADNHQGAVAAAPEILKQSRAAEHTAIVFGTLGYKDVATMLEPLPVDWPVVLTRVGHPKEAAPDTMRTALASRPELYVREETADAVRHATELVGDGGLVTVLGCPLLVGRVRELFQLPPG, from the coding sequence ATGCCTCAACTCCTCAATGCCCTCGGCGACCCGGGACGCAACCTACGGGGCATGACCGTCGTCGGCACCAACGGAAAGGGGTCGACCTGCGCGTTCGCCGTCTCCGCGTTGGCCGCGGCGGGCATGCGCGTCGGAAGCATGCCCAGCCCGCACCTGCAGCACGTCACCGAACGCATCCGCATCAACGGGGAGCCCGTCTCCTCGCTCGCGTGTCACCACGCCTTCGCAAAGGTTGACGACGCGCTCAGGAGGACGGGCCTTGTGGTCAATGCAGGAGGGGTGCATGCGGCCGCAGCGGCGGTTCACTTTGCCCTCTCGGGAACAGACTTGGCGGTCATGGAGGCGAGCATCGGCGGCCAGCGCACCGCGGTCAACTACTTCGACCCCGGTGTGAAGGTCATTACCGGAGTGAGCCTGGACCACCAGCATCTGCTGGGAAGCACCCTGGGCGAGATCGCGCGGAACAAGGCGGGCATCGTGCGAGACGGCGATCACGTCGTGCTCGGTGAGTTGCCGGCGGAGGCGGCCAAGGCCGTGGACGACGTCCTCCAGCCGCACACGGAGTTGACCGTCTGGCGCCTCCACCGGGAAATCCACTGTCGGCCACGCACGGCCCGCGACGGACATACCGTGCTGGAAGTAGCCACCCCACATGCCGTCCACCGCGAATTGCCCTGCCCACTCCGCGGAGAACACCAACATCGCAATCTGGCTCTTGCCGTAGCCGGCATCGACGCGCTGGCCGAACGAGGACTGATCGGCGACCTCTCGGATGAGGCCCTGCGCAGCGGCCTGGCCGCGACCCGCTGGCCCGGCCGCCTCGAACTCCTGGCACCGGCCCGCCTCGGCTCCTGGACCGGCAGCCTCCTGCTCGACATCGCCGACAACCACCAGGGCGCGGTCGCCGCAGCCCCGGAAATCCTCAAGCAGTCCCGCGCCGCCGAACACACCGCCATCGTCTTCGGCACCCTCGGGTACAAGGATGTGGCAACCATGCTTGAGCCGCTGCCAGTTGACTGGCCGGTGGTGTTGACCCGGGTCGGTCACCCCAAAGAAGCGGCCCCGGACACGATGCGCACCGCTCTGGCGTCACGCCCAGAGTTGTACGTACGGGAAGAGACCGCTGACGCCGTCCGTCACGCCACGGAACTCGTCGGGGACGGCGGCCTCGTCACCGTTCTGGGATGCCCCCTTCTGGTTGGCCGTGTCCGTGAGCTCTTCCAACTCCCGCCCGGCTGA
- a CDS encoding nSTAND1 domain-containing NTPase, whose amino-acid sequence MCTPGESAQDTSHPVTHAELESAGTGGETGSDVGVLGEQLARARLGTLDGDTVALAHEALVSAWSRLRAWIDEARDRLRLHRRLAQDACTWDALGRDDGALYRGAR is encoded by the coding sequence CTGTGCACCCCCGGCGAGAGCGCACAGGACACCAGTCACCCCGTCACACACGCCGAGTTGGAGAGTGCGGGAACTGGTGGAGAGACCGGTTCTGACGTGGGCGTGCTCGGTGAGCAGTTGGCACGCGCCCGTCTGGGCACCCTCGACGGCGACACGGTCGCCCTCGCCCACGAAGCGCTGGTCTCCGCCTGGTCCCGACTGCGCGCCTGGATCGACGAGGCCCGTGACCGACTGCGCCTGCACCGCCGGCTGGCACAAGACGCCTGTACCTGGGACGCCCTCGGACGCGATGACGGAGCCCTGTACCGGGGCGCCAGGTGA
- a CDS encoding NAD(P)-dependent alcohol dehydrogenase — protein sequence MKTTAAVVEAQGAPFELVEVTLDDPQLDEMIVRIVAVGLCHTDLSVQRGSTPFPLPAVLGHEGVGVVEAVGSQVGNFTPGDCVLISFNSCGACAGCGAGRPVYCDHWTELNLLGGSRLDGSAPITHGAGAMHGHFFGQSSFAHHALVQARSAIKAPDDIDLDVLAPLGCSVQTGVGAVLNVAQPAAGSTLVVMGAGGVGLAAVMGAQLTAVSRVVAVDVNPARLELARELGAADIVNATEVDVSKAVRELTGGVGADYVIETSGRVTALEDSIASLASASTCVVVGAPPLGSTISVDVPDLLVRGIRLLGTNQGDSNPQLFLPQLIELHREGRLPFDRLIQRFPFEEINDAAAQARDGSVIKPVLVMP from the coding sequence ATGAAGACCACAGCGGCTGTCGTGGAAGCTCAGGGCGCACCCTTCGAGCTCGTCGAGGTCACGCTTGATGATCCTCAACTGGACGAGATGATCGTGCGGATCGTCGCTGTCGGGCTGTGCCACACGGACCTGAGCGTGCAACGGGGTTCCACTCCGTTTCCCCTTCCCGCCGTCCTGGGCCACGAGGGTGTGGGCGTGGTCGAGGCCGTCGGTTCACAGGTCGGGAACTTCACGCCCGGTGATTGCGTGTTGATCAGCTTCAACTCGTGCGGAGCGTGCGCCGGTTGTGGGGCGGGACGGCCCGTGTATTGCGACCACTGGACGGAACTGAACCTGCTCGGTGGGTCGCGCCTGGACGGTTCCGCCCCGATCACACATGGGGCGGGGGCGATGCACGGCCACTTCTTCGGGCAGTCCTCGTTTGCCCACCACGCGCTCGTGCAGGCCAGGTCGGCAATCAAGGCGCCTGACGACATCGATCTGGACGTTCTCGCACCACTCGGGTGCAGCGTGCAGACCGGCGTGGGAGCCGTCCTCAACGTGGCTCAACCGGCCGCGGGCAGTACTTTGGTGGTGATGGGTGCCGGTGGCGTGGGACTGGCCGCGGTCATGGGAGCTCAACTGACCGCCGTGTCGCGTGTCGTGGCCGTGGACGTCAACCCAGCGCGGCTTGAGCTGGCCCGGGAACTCGGGGCCGCGGACATCGTCAACGCCACCGAGGTCGATGTGTCCAAGGCAGTGCGAGAGCTGACCGGAGGCGTCGGAGCCGACTACGTCATCGAGACGAGCGGCCGAGTGACCGCGCTGGAAGATTCGATTGCCTCCCTGGCCTCGGCCAGCACCTGCGTCGTGGTCGGTGCGCCGCCGTTGGGCTCGACCATATCCGTCGACGTACCGGACTTGCTCGTACGCGGTATCCGGCTGCTGGGTACCAACCAGGGCGACAGCAATCCGCAGCTGTTCCTGCCCCAACTGATCGAACTGCACCGGGAGGGCCGCCTGCCCTTCGACCGGCTGATCCAGCGGTTCCCGTTCGAGGAGATCAACGATGCCGCCGCGCAGGCACGGGACGGATCCGTGATCAAGCCGGTCCTGGTCATGCCCTAG
- a CDS encoding maleylpyruvate isomerase family mycothiol-dependent enzyme — translation MTEGHEYFLCALRNLGDEELEEPSALPGWTRKHVLSHVGHNARALARLTHWAATGELTPMYPSPSARDEEIEAGTLWSAARLRAFVEEEQVRLSIALERLTCAGWRAEVVTAQGRTVPATVIPWLRSRELWVHATDLRSGADFAGFPADFTDALITDAVTRRRTAQLVEVSARATDRAVNTFADGDVVAEGTAADLARWLTGRGTHPQLVTTAGDPLPELPPWL, via the coding sequence ATGACCGAGGGACACGAGTACTTCCTGTGCGCGCTGCGGAACTTGGGCGACGAGGAACTGGAGGAGCCGAGCGCCCTGCCCGGCTGGACCCGCAAGCATGTGCTGTCCCATGTCGGCCACAACGCGCGAGCGCTTGCCCGCCTGACGCACTGGGCGGCGACCGGGGAACTGACGCCCATGTACCCGAGCCCGTCAGCGCGGGACGAGGAGATCGAGGCGGGGACTCTCTGGTCGGCGGCGCGGCTGCGCGCCTTCGTCGAGGAGGAACAGGTGCGGTTGTCCATCGCGCTCGAACGGCTCACCTGCGCGGGCTGGCGGGCCGAGGTCGTCACCGCGCAGGGGCGCACCGTTCCGGCGACAGTCATCCCCTGGCTGCGCAGCCGCGAGCTGTGGGTCCATGCGACTGACCTGCGGTCCGGCGCCGACTTCGCAGGCTTCCCCGCCGACTTCACCGACGCGCTGATCACCGATGCCGTGACGAGGCGGCGCACGGCGCAACTGGTGGAGGTGAGCGCGAGGGCCACCGACCGCGCGGTGAACACCTTCGCGGACGGCGACGTCGTCGCGGAGGGTACGGCCGCCGACCTCGCCCGCTGGCTCACCGGCAGGGGCACACACCCGCAACTCGTAACGACTGCGGGAGACCCGCTCCCAGAACTTCCGCCGTGGCTGTGA
- a CDS encoding fumarylacetoacetate hydrolase family protein, whose translation MKLASIRTDNGLRTVRVEGDTYVDVGPGDVGSLLARADWQAHAAGAVGDRLRVVPSRLAPVIPQPGKIVCVGLNYRSHITEMGRDLPEFPTLFAKFPEALIGPNDPLTLPSESGEVDWEAELVAVVGQRVRRADRATAEAAIAGYTILNDVTLRDWQFRTREWLQGKTWEATTPLGPYLATPDELTQDAEISCAIDDEVVQKSNIGDLLFDAADLISYVSTILTLNPGDLIATGTTGGVGHARKPPRYLRDGQTMVTRIEGIGELVTPVRKGTTS comes from the coding sequence ATGAAGCTGGCCAGCATCCGCACCGACAACGGGCTCCGCACAGTCCGCGTCGAGGGCGACACCTACGTCGACGTCGGCCCCGGGGACGTCGGAAGCCTCCTCGCCAGGGCCGACTGGCAGGCACACGCCGCGGGAGCCGTCGGCGACCGCCTTCGAGTTGTGCCCTCCCGGCTCGCGCCCGTGATCCCGCAGCCCGGAAAGATCGTCTGCGTGGGCCTGAACTACCGCAGCCACATCACGGAGATGGGTCGCGATCTGCCCGAATTCCCGACCCTGTTCGCCAAGTTCCCCGAGGCCCTCATCGGGCCGAACGACCCGTTGACGCTGCCGTCGGAGTCCGGGGAGGTGGACTGGGAGGCGGAGTTGGTCGCCGTCGTCGGGCAGCGTGTCCGGCGCGCGGATCGGGCAACCGCCGAGGCGGCCATCGCCGGATACACAATCCTCAACGACGTGACATTGCGCGACTGGCAGTTCCGAACCCGAGAATGGCTGCAGGGCAAGACGTGGGAGGCGACCACCCCCCTCGGTCCCTACCTGGCAACCCCGGACGAGCTCACCCAGGACGCCGAGATCAGCTGCGCCATCGACGACGAGGTCGTACAGAAGTCGAACATCGGCGACCTGCTCTTCGACGCGGCCGACCTGATCAGCTACGTCTCCACGATCCTCACCCTCAACCCCGGCGACCTGATCGCCACCGGCACCACCGGGGGAGTGGGACACGCCCGCAAGCCGCCGCGCTACTTGCGGGACGGACAGACCATGGTCACCCGCATCGAGGGCATCGGCGAACTGGTCACCCCCGTACGGAAAGGCACGACGTCATGA
- a CDS encoding cupin domain-containing protein, which translates to MTPTTSPVRVEATDAADQPERTPQLEALYRDFERQLLVPLWTEIGELMPTHPLSQARPHRWRWKDLLPVAEQAGQLVPVGRGGERRAIALANPGLGGQPFATPTLWAAIQYLNPQEDAPVHRHTQNAFRFVVEGEGVWTVVNGDSVAMRRGDFLPQAGWHWHGHHNRSEGAMAWIDGLDIPFQHYTDATFFEFGPDQAVTRAALERSNSERLWAHPGLRPLTHLQPTPATPLLAYRWEHTDRALAEQLALEAEGHTATVEPGHAAVRYTNPTTGGDVLPTLRAEFHRLAPDTTTAAHREVGSSVFQVFDGAGEITVGQTRWTVERGDLFVVPSWQALTLATEAGLDLFRFTDAPILERLHLHRSHHEGAQA; encoded by the coding sequence ATGACACCCACGACCTCACCGGTGCGCGTTGAAGCCACCGACGCCGCCGACCAGCCCGAACGAACTCCTCAACTGGAGGCTCTGTACCGTGACTTCGAGCGGCAGCTCCTCGTTCCGCTGTGGACCGAGATCGGTGAGCTGATGCCGACGCATCCGCTGTCGCAGGCGCGACCGCATCGCTGGCGCTGGAAGGACCTGCTGCCGGTGGCGGAGCAGGCGGGACAGCTCGTCCCGGTCGGCCGCGGCGGTGAACGCCGCGCGATCGCCTTGGCCAACCCCGGACTTGGCGGTCAGCCGTTCGCGACCCCGACGCTCTGGGCAGCGATCCAGTACCTCAACCCGCAGGAGGACGCGCCGGTTCACCGGCACACCCAGAACGCCTTCCGCTTCGTGGTCGAGGGCGAGGGCGTCTGGACCGTGGTGAACGGCGATTCGGTTGCCATGCGGCGCGGGGACTTCCTCCCGCAGGCCGGTTGGCACTGGCACGGTCACCACAACCGCAGCGAAGGGGCGATGGCCTGGATCGACGGACTCGACATCCCCTTCCAGCACTACACCGACGCGACGTTCTTCGAGTTCGGACCGGACCAGGCGGTCACCCGCGCGGCACTGGAGCGCTCCAACTCCGAACGGCTGTGGGCGCACCCTGGCCTGCGGCCGCTGACCCACCTCCAGCCCACTCCCGCGACCCCACTCCTCGCCTACCGATGGGAACACACGGATCGGGCGCTCGCCGAGCAGCTGGCCTTGGAGGCGGAGGGACACACGGCGACCGTCGAGCCCGGCCATGCGGCGGTCCGCTACACCAACCCGACCACCGGCGGCGATGTCCTGCCCACGCTGCGCGCCGAGTTCCACCGCCTGGCGCCGGACACCACGACTGCGGCGCACCGCGAGGTCGGCTCCTCCGTCTTCCAGGTCTTCGACGGCGCCGGCGAGATCACCGTCGGGCAAACCCGCTGGACCGTCGAACGCGGCGACCTGTTCGTCGTGCCCTCCTGGCAGGCCCTGACCCTGGCCACCGAGGCCGGCCTGGACCTGTTCCGGTTCACCGACGCACCCATCTTGGAACGACTGCACCTGCACCGCTCCCACCACGAAGGGGCCCAGGCATGA
- a CDS encoding IclR family transcriptional regulator, giving the protein MRNQPHYRIASVDHALHLATLLQQEGPLRVSDAAERLGVSPSTAHRLLAMLVYRGFAEQRPDRLYEAGDVLRPVAASQAPVALLRQVAIPHLHELVARVGESVNLVVLAGTDARFVATAESPQVLRVGSRVGQTLPARLASAGRAVLAALSTDQVAGLYEGAEGVDLERLHRELALIRKRGFAINDQRTESGLTALGTVLHDPDGLPVAGVAIAMPTVRFDRDRVPSWVSALKATVSEIERELYNAP; this is encoded by the coding sequence ATGCGGAATCAACCCCACTACCGGATCGCTTCCGTCGACCATGCGTTGCATCTGGCGACCCTGCTTCAGCAGGAGGGACCGCTGCGGGTCAGTGATGCGGCCGAGCGGCTGGGCGTGTCGCCCTCCACCGCGCATCGACTGCTCGCGATGCTCGTGTACCGCGGCTTCGCCGAGCAGCGACCGGACCGGTTGTACGAAGCCGGTGACGTCCTTCGCCCCGTGGCCGCGTCCCAGGCACCGGTGGCGCTGCTCCGTCAGGTAGCCATCCCCCACCTCCACGAACTCGTCGCACGCGTGGGGGAATCCGTCAACCTCGTGGTCCTGGCAGGGACCGACGCCCGGTTCGTCGCAACCGCGGAGAGTCCGCAGGTCCTGCGCGTGGGCAGCAGGGTGGGCCAGACGCTGCCCGCCCGGCTCGCCTCCGCCGGCAGGGCCGTCCTGGCAGCGCTTTCGACCGACCAGGTCGCCGGGCTCTACGAGGGAGCCGAAGGCGTGGACCTTGAGAGGCTGCACCGCGAACTCGCACTCATACGCAAGCGCGGCTTCGCAATCAATGACCAGCGCACAGAGTCCGGGCTGACCGCCCTCGGGACCGTCTTGCACGATCCGGACGGGCTGCCCGTCGCGGGGGTAGCCATCGCCATGCCGACGGTGCGCTTCGACCGGGACCGCGTCCCGTCCTGGGTGAGTGCGCTGAAGGCGACCGTCTCCGAGATCGAGCGCGAGTTGTACAACGCGCCCTGA
- a CDS encoding aldehyde dehydrogenase family protein translates to MTGNNRFGNPIVEEGLHLPHARHFIAGQWTDSVRHSESLNPATGEVLGTFADGGAEEARKAITAARMAFDTTDWSRDRHLRARALCEMAALLEERREEFSTLLARENGKILGEAAFEIDLTIPKLRYYAALALSDHGGAAEVKPGLYSMTLREAAGVAAVIAPWNSPVVLAVRSFAPALAAGCTVTMKLPGQTGLVNGLISELAARTKSLPTGVLNIFTETGNEGASLLASSPEVDVISYTGSTTVGRKIMELASATLKSLSLELGGKSPMIVFDDADLDATVPVLTKAVTTFTGQFCMTGSRILAQRGIADELRRRMTASLEAVKVGPGDDPNSEMGAMIDERNAERVENFVADAASYANVLLQGVRRGAFIHPSLVEVEDVSAPIVQQEVFGPVATFEVFDAEAEAIGRANATEYGLAASIWTRDVDRPLRVAREIKAGTVWTNTWAVVHDQFEEGGFKQSGMGRLNGTRGLEEFQETKHLVHPAPARGD, encoded by the coding sequence ATGACTGGCAACAACCGCTTCGGCAACCCCATCGTGGAGGAGGGCCTTCATCTGCCCCACGCCCGCCACTTCATCGCCGGTCAATGGACCGACTCCGTCCGGCACAGCGAGTCCCTCAACCCTGCCACCGGCGAAGTGCTGGGCACCTTTGCGGACGGAGGAGCGGAGGAGGCGAGGAAGGCGATCACGGCCGCCCGCATGGCCTTTGACACCACTGATTGGTCCCGGGACCGGCACCTGAGGGCCAGGGCCCTGTGCGAGATGGCCGCCCTACTGGAGGAGCGCCGCGAGGAGTTCAGCACGCTGCTTGCGCGCGAAAACGGCAAGATCCTCGGTGAAGCGGCCTTCGAGATCGACCTGACGATCCCGAAGCTGCGTTACTACGCGGCCCTCGCTCTGAGCGATCACGGTGGAGCCGCCGAGGTGAAGCCGGGGCTGTACTCGATGACTTTGCGAGAGGCGGCCGGCGTTGCCGCGGTCATCGCCCCGTGGAACTCCCCGGTCGTGTTGGCGGTGCGGTCCTTCGCCCCGGCTCTGGCCGCGGGATGCACCGTCACCATGAAACTGCCGGGGCAGACGGGTCTTGTCAACGGCCTGATCAGCGAGCTTGCCGCGCGGACCAAGAGCCTTCCGACCGGCGTTCTGAACATTTTCACCGAGACCGGCAACGAAGGTGCGTCGCTGCTGGCTTCCTCGCCGGAGGTGGACGTGATCAGCTACACGGGTTCCACCACGGTCGGCCGGAAGATCATGGAGTTGGCGTCGGCCACCCTCAAGTCGCTGTCCCTGGAACTCGGCGGCAAGAGCCCGATGATCGTCTTCGATGACGCCGACCTGGACGCGACGGTACCCGTACTGACCAAGGCGGTTACGACGTTCACCGGCCAGTTCTGCATGACCGGCAGTCGCATCCTGGCGCAGCGCGGTATCGCGGACGAACTGCGCCGCCGGATGACCGCTTCACTGGAAGCCGTGAAGGTCGGCCCCGGCGACGACCCGAACAGCGAGATGGGCGCAATGATCGACGAACGCAACGCCGAGCGCGTCGAGAACTTCGTCGCCGACGCTGCCTCCTACGCCAACGTGTTGCTCCAGGGCGTCCGTAGAGGCGCGTTCATCCACCCGTCGCTGGTCGAGGTCGAAGACGTGTCCGCCCCGATCGTGCAGCAGGAGGTGTTCGGACCGGTCGCCACGTTCGAGGTCTTCGACGCGGAGGCCGAGGCGATCGGGCGGGCCAACGCCACGGAGTACGGGCTTGCCGCGTCGATCTGGACGCGGGATGTGGACCGGCCGTTGCGTGTTGCCCGTGAGATCAAGGCGGGCACGGTGTGGACCAACACGTGGGCCGTCGTCCACGACCAGTTCGAGGAAGGCGGGTTCAAGCAGTCAGGGATGGGGCGGCTGAACGGCACGCGCGGACTTGAGGAGTTCCAGGAGACCAAGCACCTTGTCCACCCGGCGCCCGCCCGCGGCGACTGA
- a CDS encoding helix-turn-helix transcriptional regulator gives MDLYGRRQEQAALDRLLDDARQGQGAAWVLWGDPGIGKTALLGYTAKAAAEDFTVLTCRGTRLESGLAFAALHELLLPVMERISTLPEPQANALNGALGISGDAPNRFLIGVAVLTLVGELAEIRPLLIMADDAQWLDEPSAQCLAFVARRLRNESVVVLLTGRDDPADGPWEELPAREIRGLDGEDARLLVGTAAPDADEAVIRYVVRAAAGNPLALQELPVSMAAGDISTHPLDGEQIAVGPRLRRAFGIQIADLSPPARTALLLTAAEDRGDRNTVRQAGGMLGLDSAAWDEALRSGLLTVRAGEWIGFRHPLIRAVVYEEALLADRQVVHRALASVLTGEMADELRPWHLAAAAEAAGGSDEEAARLLEQSAHLSWARGGCASAARALRRAAMLSPSAEDGARRLAHGAGAAWEAGQVDVARGMLERAEGMSSESAVAGFSDGLRGMIEFAHGDLESAYRYLIRDRDLVADPGQAFKLGSMAVRAAWSAGQSGLQSAAMEHLLQLPQAEFPNADPLALLRQWWAWDCECGADAHGRVLVPTGETADWLSSSSWRLMPPAPLGVAWGIEGVLDEALHRKIDKLRHTDQVITLALALAQTVTLKIAQGRWASATVNAIEGLQLAEEVGADHLASQCRNCLGWLAAVRGDEQAVAEYAARTFEQSVPRGARALSAAAEWNLGMSALFAGRAEQALDRLVRLTEKGHHSAHPTFAVLTALDSVEAAVQAGQLTTAEHQARLLRRCAERTKADWVISAMHVAHALLASGAEAERQFRLALEVPGAASRPFNYARTRLLYGEWLRRARRRADARIQLAEAAETFRRLDAAPLLARVQAEQELTGQQPRGTATEVRDTVPILTPQELRVARLAAEGLTNREIGARLLISPRTVGHHLANVFPKLGIVSRADLARVDFEGGLRLIG, from the coding sequence ATGGACCTGTACGGACGGCGCCAGGAGCAGGCAGCCCTTGACCGGCTCCTTGACGACGCTCGTCAAGGGCAGGGGGCGGCCTGGGTGCTCTGGGGCGATCCGGGCATAGGCAAGACCGCACTGCTCGGCTACACGGCCAAAGCCGCCGCGGAGGACTTCACCGTACTGACGTGCCGTGGTACTCGTCTGGAGTCGGGGCTGGCGTTCGCTGCACTGCACGAACTGCTCCTGCCAGTGATGGAGAGGATCAGCACCCTCCCGGAGCCCCAGGCCAACGCCTTGAACGGAGCCCTTGGAATCAGCGGTGACGCACCGAACAGATTCCTCATAGGCGTGGCTGTACTGACGTTGGTGGGGGAGCTTGCCGAGATACGACCGCTTCTGATCATGGCCGATGACGCCCAATGGTTGGACGAACCCTCCGCGCAGTGTCTGGCCTTCGTAGCCCGTCGGCTGCGCAACGAATCCGTGGTCGTTCTCCTGACCGGCCGAGACGATCCAGCCGATGGCCCTTGGGAGGAACTACCGGCGAGGGAAATCAGGGGACTCGACGGCGAAGACGCCCGGCTCCTGGTCGGCACCGCGGCTCCCGATGCGGACGAGGCCGTGATCCGGTACGTCGTTCGCGCTGCGGCTGGCAATCCGTTGGCGCTCCAGGAACTGCCTGTCTCCATGGCGGCCGGAGACATCTCCACGCACCCCCTCGACGGCGAACAGATCGCCGTCGGACCGCGCCTCCGCCGCGCCTTCGGCATCCAGATCGCAGACCTGTCTCCGCCTGCCCGTACCGCGCTCCTGCTCACTGCCGCCGAGGACCGCGGTGATCGCAACACCGTGCGCCAAGCCGGCGGCATGCTCGGCCTCGACTCGGCGGCCTGGGACGAGGCGTTGCGCTCCGGCCTGCTCACCGTGCGCGCGGGGGAGTGGATCGGTTTCAGGCACCCGTTGATAAGAGCGGTGGTCTACGAGGAGGCGCTGCTGGCCGACCGGCAGGTCGTTCATCGCGCCCTCGCCTCCGTGTTGACCGGCGAGATGGCCGACGAGCTACGCCCCTGGCACCTCGCTGCGGCTGCGGAGGCCGCCGGAGGATCTGACGAGGAGGCGGCCCGGCTGTTGGAACAGTCGGCCCACCTTTCCTGGGCACGCGGCGGCTGCGCCTCGGCCGCCCGTGCCCTGCGGCGCGCTGCGATGCTTTCCCCGTCCGCAGAGGATGGCGCCAGGCGCCTGGCTCACGGTGCGGGAGCGGCCTGGGAGGCCGGGCAGGTTGACGTGGCAAGGGGAATGCTGGAACGGGCCGAGGGAATGTCCAGCGAGTCCGCGGTCGCGGGATTCAGCGACGGGCTGCGCGGGATGATCGAGTTCGCGCACGGTGACCTGGAAAGCGCCTACCGGTACCTGATCCGCGATAGGGACCTGGTGGCTGACCCTGGGCAGGCGTTCAAGCTCGGCAGCATGGCCGTGCGGGCGGCTTGGTCGGCCGGTCAGAGCGGATTGCAGAGTGCGGCGATGGAACATCTCCTACAGCTCCCACAAGCTGAATTCCCGAACGCCGACCCGCTGGCGCTACTGCGGCAATGGTGGGCATGGGACTGCGAGTGCGGCGCCGATGCTCACGGCCGGGTTCTCGTCCCCACGGGGGAGACCGCTGACTGGCTCAGCAGCAGTTCCTGGCGCCTGATGCCCCCGGCACCGCTCGGCGTGGCCTGGGGTATTGAGGGTGTCCTGGACGAGGCGCTCCATCGCAAGATCGACAAGCTGCGACACACGGACCAGGTCATCACCTTGGCTCTGGCGCTGGCCCAAACGGTGACGCTGAAGATTGCCCAGGGCCGTTGGGCCTCGGCCACGGTGAACGCCATCGAGGGGCTCCAGTTGGCCGAGGAGGTCGGCGCGGATCATCTGGCGTCGCAGTGCCGCAACTGCCTCGGATGGCTAGCGGCCGTCCGGGGCGACGAGCAGGCAGTCGCGGAGTACGCCGCCAGGACCTTCGAGCAGTCGGTGCCACGAGGAGCGCGCGCACTGAGCGCGGCCGCCGAGTGGAACCTGGGAATGTCGGCACTCTTCGCGGGCCGGGCCGAGCAAGCACTGGACCGACTCGTCCGCCTCACCGAGAAGGGGCATCACTCGGCGCATCCCACCTTCGCGGTTCTCACTGCGCTGGACAGTGTCGAGGCCGCAGTCCAGGCAGGGCAGTTGACCACGGCCGAGCATCAGGCGCGGTTGCTCAGACGCTGCGCCGAGCGCACCAAAGCTGATTGGGTCATCTCCGCGATGCACGTCGCCCATGCCCTGCTGGCTTCGGGAGCAGAGGCGGAGAGACAGTTCCGGCTGGCGCTTGAGGTGCCGGGGGCCGCGTCCCGGCCCTTCAACTACGCCCGCACACGCCTGCTGTATGGCGAATGGCTGCGCAGGGCCCGCCGTCGCGCGGATGCCCGGATCCAACTCGCTGAAGCGGCCGAGACCTTCCGCAGGCTCGACGCGGCTCCGTTGCTCGCTCGTGTCCAGGCCGAGCAAGAGCTGACCGGACAGCAGCCGCGCGGCACTGCCACCGAGGTCCGAGACACGGTCCCGATCCTCACCCCGCAGGAACTACGAGTCGCCCGCCTGGCAGCCGAAGGACTCACCAACCGGGAAATCGGCGCACGGTTGCTGATCAGTCCCCGGACGGTGGGCCACCACCTGGCCAACGTGTTCCCGAAGCTCGGCATCGTCTCGCGCGCCGACCTCGCTCGCGTCGACTTCGAGGGCGGGCTGCGCTTGATCGGCTGA